In Paenibacillus larvae subsp. larvae, the following proteins share a genomic window:
- a CDS encoding YlbF family regulator yields MNVHDKAHELARAIQESQEFREYKRCKEETDADPDTKRMLSDFRQRQFELQTKMFSGEEMNQEEADKIEKLYEVLNMNPAISRYFAAEQGFTVLMDDIQRITFGPVEELIRDSKAADEQ; encoded by the coding sequence ATGAATGTGCATGATAAAGCCCATGAACTGGCAAGGGCCATCCAGGAAAGTCAGGAATTCAGGGAATATAAAAGGTGCAAGGAAGAAACCGATGCCGACCCGGATACAAAACGGATGCTGAGCGATTTCAGACAGCGCCAGTTTGAACTGCAAACGAAAATGTTTTCCGGGGAAGAAATGAATCAGGAAGAAGCAGATAAGATAGAGAAGTTATATGAAGTGCTGAACATGAATCCGGCCATCAGCCGTTATTTTGCGGCAGAACAGGGGTTTACCGTATTGATGGATGACATTCAGAGGATCACCTTTGGTCCTGTAGAGGAATTAATCCGTGATTCTAAGGCTGCTGACGAACAATAA
- a CDS encoding YheC/YheD family endospore coat-associated protein, which yields MSISIQSYLSLGILATDCAQGVPTGDESFYRKLIREGRLLGLTVFVFTPTLIDWEQATTRGFTCLPECGGFIEINFPLPGLVYDRCFNRDAAGYRLYKYTVSRLRNTPGLRFLGAGVKGKWEVYQLLKEDEQISSILPQTIRYRNLTQLLRPLDRGKILFFKPDGGSQGKGAVRILKDKKGFYYLTGKNTENKSFSHWFHTATDFSSFVRTFAGRKPYLIQPDLNLTASEGIPFDIRSLMQKNEHGHWELTGMAVRTGEPGSPTSNLHGGGKAREVLPFLTAHFGKYKARQLAKDVAGYSWRIAAVLEKKRGRMAELGIDFGISPDSRIWLLEINSKPGRSAFRQLGNPKIFRKAVANPVRYAACLARHSRGQQQVPLPPCSITTVPLDQPEWDNRHLV from the coding sequence ATGAGTATTTCTATTCAATCCTACCTGTCACTCGGTATTTTGGCCACGGATTGTGCTCAAGGTGTTCCCACAGGTGATGAGTCTTTCTACCGCAAACTTATCCGGGAGGGAAGGCTGCTTGGGCTTACCGTATTTGTGTTCACCCCCACTCTAATAGATTGGGAGCAGGCCACAACAAGGGGGTTTACTTGTCTGCCGGAATGCGGAGGGTTTATTGAAATAAACTTTCCTCTTCCCGGACTTGTCTACGATCGTTGTTTCAACCGGGATGCCGCCGGATACCGGCTTTACAAATATACCGTATCCCGTCTGAGGAATACCCCCGGGCTTCGTTTTCTGGGAGCCGGGGTGAAAGGCAAATGGGAAGTATACCAACTGCTCAAGGAAGATGAGCAGATAAGTTCTATTCTTCCCCAAACGATCCGATATCGAAACCTTACCCAGCTTCTCAGGCCACTGGATCGTGGAAAAATCTTATTTTTCAAGCCTGATGGTGGCAGCCAGGGAAAAGGGGCCGTCCGGATCCTGAAAGATAAAAAAGGCTTTTATTATCTAACGGGCAAAAATACGGAGAATAAATCATTTTCCCATTGGTTTCATACGGCGACCGATTTTTCATCCTTTGTCCGGACTTTCGCAGGAAGGAAACCGTATTTGATTCAGCCCGATTTGAATCTGACCGCCTCGGAAGGTATACCGTTCGATATCCGATCCCTGATGCAGAAAAATGAGCACGGACATTGGGAGTTAACTGGTATGGCAGTACGGACTGGTGAACCGGGCAGTCCAACCTCGAACCTTCATGGTGGAGGAAAGGCCCGCGAGGTTCTGCCTTTTCTGACCGCTCACTTTGGAAAGTACAAAGCCCGGCAGTTAGCGAAAGATGTGGCTGGTTATTCATGGCGTATTGCCGCCGTACTGGAAAAAAAGCGGGGGAGAATGGCTGAACTCGGCATTGATTTCGGCATTAGCCCAGATAGCCGGATTTGGCTGTTGGAAATTAACTCCAAGCCCGGGCGTTCCGCATTCAGGCAGCTGGGCAACCCCAAAATATTCCGTAAAGCTGTGGCCAATCCGGTGCGATATGCCGCCTGCTTAGCCAGGCACTCTCGTGGTCAGCAGCAGGTTCCGCTCCCGCCCTGCTCTATCACCACCGTTCCATTAGATCAGCCGGAATGGGACAATAGGCATCTAGTTTAG
- a CDS encoding DUF445 domain-containing protein, whose protein sequence is MNPLFMIMINMAVAGFVGGITNHLAIKMLFHPRRPVYIGGRKIPFTPGLIPKRKDEIAVSLGQVVGEYLVTSAGLNESLQRPDFRQKLIRKLEDWLEEWTSREETLEEWILAWKSPEQIEKFKAGLKDWLQSKVREGAAWLWMDKGVGTKELKSFVPGWNEQKRSKLAGRMADLLAEEVKSELMSLRGERLLRHMISRMTQRSGGFLGALAGFFVDEDKLLPKVQAALFQQLDSQSFRATIQVHLDGRLAGLESMTLAEAARHLAGEEPFEQLLEHIETVLPIRKWLDSLGSMKLPQLTEPYREVLKASIPKAVDMFLRLAENRLERVIEAIELPAVVEAQVSKFPIERIEEILLSVSGKEFRAITWLGVLLGGFIGLFQSVFLLLQQ, encoded by the coding sequence ATGAATCCGTTGTTTATGATTATGATCAATATGGCGGTTGCCGGGTTTGTTGGAGGAATTACCAACCACTTGGCAATCAAAATGCTGTTTCATCCCAGGAGACCTGTTTATATAGGAGGAAGAAAAATCCCCTTTACTCCCGGATTAATTCCGAAACGAAAAGATGAAATTGCTGTATCTCTCGGACAAGTGGTAGGCGAATATTTGGTTACCTCGGCCGGTTTAAATGAATCTCTTCAGCGTCCGGATTTCCGTCAAAAGCTGATCCGTAAACTGGAAGATTGGCTGGAGGAATGGACAAGCAGGGAAGAAACGTTAGAAGAATGGATATTGGCCTGGAAATCTCCCGAACAGATAGAGAAATTCAAAGCAGGGCTGAAAGACTGGCTCCAATCCAAAGTCCGGGAAGGGGCAGCCTGGCTCTGGATGGACAAGGGAGTGGGAACTAAGGAACTGAAGTCTTTCGTTCCGGGTTGGAATGAACAAAAGAGGAGCAAGCTTGCGGGCCGTATGGCCGATCTGCTGGCGGAGGAAGTGAAATCGGAGCTTATGTCTTTGCGGGGCGAGCGTTTGCTAAGGCATATGATCAGCCGGATGACACAGCGTTCCGGAGGATTCCTTGGTGCACTTGCCGGCTTCTTCGTCGATGAAGACAAACTGCTTCCGAAAGTACAGGCCGCTCTCTTCCAGCAGTTGGATTCGCAATCGTTTCGCGCTACAATCCAGGTTCATCTTGACGGGCGTCTTGCCGGCCTGGAGAGTATGACCCTGGCTGAAGCGGCACGGCATCTCGCAGGTGAAGAACCGTTTGAACAGTTGCTGGAGCATATTGAGACGGTCCTTCCGATCCGGAAGTGGCTGGACTCTCTCGGCAGTATGAAGCTGCCGCAGCTGACGGAACCGTACCGTGAAGTGCTGAAGGCCTCTATTCCCAAGGCGGTGGATATGTTCCTCCGCCTGGCAGAAAACCGGCTCGAACGGGTGATTGAGGCGATTGAACTTCCTGCGGTAGTGGAGGCGCAAGTCTCGAAATTCCCGATTGAACGGATTGAAGAAATTTTGCTGAGCGTGTCCGGTAAAGAATTCCGGGCCATCACATGGCTCGGCGTTCTGCTTGGAGGCTTCATCGGTTTGTTCCAATCCGTCTTTTTATTATTGCAGCAATGA
- a CDS encoding YheC/YheD family endospore coat-associated protein yields MEAFTSVKPVPALGILSVAHPKRLFMGNHQNFIDLIQTGKELGAEVVVITTSDIHPGAKHILAYTYDFTNKSWTRKVISMPKVIYNRIPNRDTEKHPDVQNTLNACIKNKKMIVFNQGFFDKWTLFEWLKSRPSRIYIPTTKKLTSKQVLETVIQQHPVVYLKPVQGKAGKGIMKIERVTKPSSLVYRLSVQKEKKTQQSLHPSVERLWAKIEGITENNDYIIQQGIQLASYKDRPYDLRALIQKTSKGKWSITGIGARIAGRESITTHVPRGGSIDNPIKLLIKGFGEQKAMRILNRTKRAALELAQQIEKASRQKLGEMSMDLGIDITGKIWFFEANSKPMKFDEPDIRKKSLERIIQYSMFLTAKQKRG; encoded by the coding sequence ATGGAGGCCTTTACTTCTGTTAAACCTGTTCCGGCATTGGGGATTTTGTCAGTAGCTCATCCGAAACGGCTATTCATGGGAAATCACCAGAATTTTATTGATTTAATTCAGACCGGCAAGGAACTGGGAGCTGAGGTGGTCGTGATTACCACATCCGATATTCATCCCGGGGCCAAACACATTCTGGCTTATACTTATGATTTCACCAATAAGTCCTGGACCCGTAAAGTCATTTCGATGCCCAAAGTCATCTATAACCGTATCCCAAACCGGGATACGGAAAAACATCCCGATGTTCAAAATACTTTAAATGCCTGTATCAAAAACAAAAAAATGATTGTATTCAATCAGGGTTTTTTTGATAAATGGACACTATTTGAATGGTTGAAAAGCAGGCCTAGCCGGATTTATATTCCGACTACCAAAAAATTAACGTCCAAGCAGGTTCTCGAAACGGTCATCCAGCAGCATCCGGTTGTTTACCTGAAGCCTGTGCAAGGAAAAGCAGGCAAAGGGATCATGAAAATAGAACGGGTTACCAAGCCAAGTAGTCTGGTCTACCGCCTCTCAGTACAAAAGGAAAAGAAAACACAACAGTCTCTTCATCCGTCTGTGGAAAGGCTTTGGGCCAAAATTGAAGGAATCACGGAAAACAACGACTACATCATTCAACAAGGTATTCAACTGGCCTCCTATAAAGACCGCCCCTACGATCTCAGGGCATTGATTCAAAAGACATCCAAAGGCAAGTGGAGTATTACGGGAATCGGTGCCCGAATAGCCGGAAGGGAAAGCATCACCACCCATGTACCCAGAGGGGGTTCTATTGACAATCCGATTAAACTGCTGATAAAAGGATTCGGAGAGCAGAAAGCCATGCGGATCCTGAACCGGACCAAACGTGCGGCTCTCGAATTGGCCCAGCAGATTGAGAAAGCCTCTAGGCAGAAACTCGGAGAAATGTCCATGGATCTGGGGATTGATATAACAGGGAAAATATGGTTTTTCGAGGCGAATTCAAAACCTATGAAGTTTGATGAGCCGGATATCCGCAAAAAATCATTGGAACGGATAATCCAATACAGCATGTTTTTAACCGCGAAACAAAAAAGAGGTTGA
- a CDS encoding acrylyl-CoA reductase family protein, translated as MEFFHALVAYKEGENVKLSLKKLGQEDLPEGEILIRVDYSSVNYKDGLASSANGRVVSRYPIVPGIDLAGTVLSSKDSRFHPGDEVIATSYDIGTGRYGGYSEIACIPADYVVPLPKGLTMREAMILGTAGFTAALSVQRLEDNGLHPGQGLVAVAGATGGVGSHAVSMLAGLGYEVHASTGKKAEHEYLLSLGAAQVLPREAFTAADEKPLRKQLWAAAVDPVGGKVTPYLLSTVKYGGSVALSGMAAGNGVSTSVFPFILRGVNLLGIDSVYCPMPVRERVWQRLAGDWKPAGLESMVNREVGLKELPQALEDILASRIRGRVLVNLQK; from the coding sequence ATGGAATTTTTTCATGCTTTAGTGGCTTATAAGGAAGGGGAGAATGTGAAACTGTCTTTGAAGAAGCTCGGGCAGGAAGACCTGCCGGAGGGGGAAATACTAATCCGCGTTGATTATTCTTCAGTGAACTATAAAGATGGTCTGGCCTCCTCGGCCAATGGCCGGGTAGTCAGCCGTTATCCGATCGTACCCGGCATCGATCTGGCAGGCACAGTCCTCTCCTCGAAGGATAGCCGGTTTCATCCCGGCGATGAGGTAATCGCAACAAGCTATGATATCGGGACAGGCCGATACGGAGGTTACAGTGAGATAGCCTGTATTCCGGCTGACTATGTGGTACCGCTGCCGAAGGGGCTGACTATGAGGGAAGCCATGATCCTCGGCACGGCGGGATTTACAGCAGCGCTGTCGGTACAGCGGCTGGAAGATAACGGGCTGCACCCCGGCCAGGGTCTTGTAGCCGTAGCAGGGGCTACAGGCGGCGTGGGCAGCCACGCCGTATCCATGCTGGCAGGACTCGGTTACGAGGTCCACGCCAGCACGGGCAAAAAAGCTGAGCATGAGTATCTGCTCAGCCTGGGCGCGGCGCAGGTACTGCCACGCGAAGCCTTCACTGCAGCGGATGAGAAGCCGCTGCGGAAGCAGCTTTGGGCCGCCGCTGTGGACCCGGTCGGCGGCAAGGTGACGCCGTACCTGCTCAGCACGGTCAAGTACGGCGGTTCTGTTGCGCTAAGCGGAATGGCCGCGGGAAACGGAGTAAGTACGTCGGTATTCCCGTTCATTCTTCGCGGCGTAAATCTGCTGGGCATCGATTCGGTATACTGTCCGATGCCGGTCCGCGAGCGCGTGTGGCAGCGGCTCGCCGGTGATTGGAAGCCTGCGGGCCTGGAAAGCATGGTTAACCGGGAGGTTGGACTGAAGGAATTGCCGCAAGCACTGGAAGATATACTTGCTTCCAGGATCCGCGGCCGGGTACTGGTGAATTTGCAGAAGTAA
- a CDS encoding YheC/YheD family endospore coat-associated protein codes for MKRTIVSIFAQSPSIPLDDQTFMIGRNLVKKWKIPVNQPITLRFGSLTLNGKAVEVQGLDGIRLSSSVLEKLGFHQGTALCLKYKSSTQTLLLGPLIGVMISRVHDGHTERLFGSITSFCKELHQACEQSGAFVYFFTLDDIHASASRLKGWTYNDSWKSRHFPIPNVIYNRLTSRKYENMPKVQQFLEHVKTQYNTDIFNEKYLNKNEVFDALKKDAQLQSYLPESYLFKNYQMLKTMSSRHSILFLKPVTGSLGKGIIRIKREDSGVYSCSFSSLSGTRKQTFSRLSKLFNRISGKLKTQNYQIQQGIHLATVHRKPLDFRALVQRDSQGEWSITSVVARVAKEQHFVSNVAQGGSLSKVSEALERSSLSPDHRAELPAKMRRAALDIAKGIETFIPAHFAELGVDLAVDQWGKIWLLEVNSKPSKNDNTPLDGTVRIRPSVRKTVQYARFLAKF; via the coding sequence ATGAAAAGAACCATTGTCAGTATTTTTGCACAAAGCCCCAGCATCCCGCTCGATGATCAAACCTTTATGATCGGCCGGAACCTCGTCAAAAAATGGAAAATCCCTGTAAATCAACCCATCACCTTACGCTTTGGCTCACTTACGCTAAATGGCAAGGCGGTTGAAGTTCAGGGGCTGGACGGTATCCGCCTCTCCTCTTCCGTACTGGAGAAGCTCGGATTTCATCAGGGAACTGCTTTATGCCTGAAATACAAGTCCTCCACACAGACTCTTCTGTTGGGTCCGCTTATCGGGGTTATGATCAGCCGGGTACACGACGGACATACGGAGCGGTTATTTGGCTCTATTACCTCGTTTTGCAAGGAATTGCACCAAGCCTGTGAGCAGTCGGGAGCTTTTGTTTATTTCTTTACACTGGACGATATTCACGCTTCAGCTTCGCGTCTTAAAGGGTGGACGTATAATGACAGCTGGAAATCGAGGCATTTCCCCATACCAAATGTCATTTATAACCGGCTTACTTCCCGAAAATATGAAAATATGCCAAAAGTCCAGCAATTTCTTGAACACGTTAAAACTCAGTACAACACGGACATTTTCAACGAAAAATATTTAAATAAGAATGAAGTATTCGATGCACTAAAAAAAGATGCACAGCTTCAAAGTTATTTACCCGAATCTTACCTCTTTAAAAATTATCAAATGTTAAAAACGATGTCCAGCAGGCATTCTATCCTGTTTCTCAAACCGGTAACAGGCAGTCTTGGCAAAGGCATTATCCGAATTAAACGTGAGGATAGCGGAGTTTATTCCTGTTCGTTCAGCAGTCTGTCCGGGACGCGCAAACAAACTTTTTCCAGGCTTTCAAAGCTGTTTAACAGAATTTCCGGAAAACTCAAAACCCAAAACTACCAGATCCAGCAAGGCATTCATCTTGCCACGGTCCATCGTAAGCCTCTAGATTTCCGGGCCCTTGTACAGCGGGATTCTCAGGGAGAATGGTCGATCACTTCTGTAGTTGCCCGGGTTGCCAAAGAGCAGCATTTTGTCTCCAATGTTGCCCAGGGAGGTTCCCTCAGCAAAGTGAGTGAAGCACTTGAACGCTCTTCATTAAGTCCGGACCACCGGGCAGAACTGCCTGCCAAAATGCGGCGTGCAGCCTTGGACATTGCAAAAGGAATTGAAACTTTTATTCCTGCACACTTTGCCGAGTTAGGGGTTGACCTGGCTGTTGACCAATGGGGTAAAATCTGGCTGCTTGAAGTGAACTCAAAACCGTCCAAAAACGATAATACACCTTTGGACGGAACGGTGCGAATTCGGCCATCTGTCCGAAAAACTGTCCAATACGCCAGATTCCTGGCGAAATTTTAG
- a CDS encoding YheC/YheD family endospore coat-associated protein produces the protein MSLTTCTIHATQKPEKVVYISGELGKALQIAKTKRISISIGRKSAFIPVRWIKKGGNHLYLPSSVMNTLKLPHIGSCLITASDKELRLGPLIGILTNLSSHGTSTSPFGSRTSFIKQLIQIGAKKSFFIVFSPKDVNWQQETINGYMLQSDGGWVRKTVPLPDVVYNRLTSRKAEKQVYTEDFKQHFVSRKIPFFNWSFFDKSDVYKLLENDEASQYVPDSVMDPSADQLNEMLDKHKFIYLKPTAGSLGIGIYRITYSPQRGYFVRYRQDGKNVLLRFKKFENLVKMLGVNKGRLNRYVAQQGIRLIEIDNCPIDFRFHMNKNGSNHWVVSAIGAKKAGKGSVTTHVRNGGQLMTAEQVMRQVYGNRGDQILQYARDTAVRIANSLEKSYDHLLGELGFDIGIDQNERIWMFEANAKPGRSIFKHPHLKKEEQDTLTNVYDYSLYLSRFRARRDG, from the coding sequence ATGAGTTTGACTACATGTACCATCCATGCTACACAAAAACCAGAAAAGGTGGTTTATATATCCGGAGAGCTCGGTAAAGCTCTTCAAATAGCAAAGACGAAGCGGATCTCCATTTCCATTGGACGCAAATCCGCATTCATCCCGGTCCGCTGGATTAAAAAAGGAGGAAATCATCTGTATTTACCCTCCTCCGTAATGAATACCCTTAAGCTTCCTCACATTGGTTCTTGCTTAATAACCGCTTCTGATAAAGAACTGCGCCTAGGTCCTTTAATAGGTATTTTAACGAACCTTTCATCTCATGGCACAAGCACCTCCCCCTTCGGCAGCAGAACTTCTTTTATCAAGCAGCTTATACAGATAGGTGCAAAAAAGTCTTTTTTTATTGTGTTTTCTCCCAAGGATGTAAATTGGCAGCAAGAGACCATTAATGGTTACATGCTCCAATCAGATGGGGGATGGGTACGAAAAACGGTTCCTTTACCTGATGTTGTTTACAACCGGCTGACCAGCCGAAAAGCGGAAAAACAAGTTTATACCGAAGATTTCAAGCAGCATTTTGTGAGCCGTAAAATTCCGTTTTTTAACTGGAGCTTTTTTGATAAATCCGATGTTTACAAGCTGCTTGAGAATGACGAAGCCAGCCAATATGTCCCCGATTCTGTGATGGATCCCTCTGCCGATCAACTGAATGAAATGCTCGATAAACATAAATTTATATATTTGAAACCTACGGCCGGGAGCTTAGGGATTGGTATATACCGAATTACTTATTCTCCTCAGCGGGGATACTTCGTCCGCTACAGGCAGGACGGTAAAAACGTTCTCTTGAGATTCAAGAAATTCGAAAACCTGGTCAAAATGCTCGGGGTAAATAAAGGACGGTTGAATCGTTATGTAGCCCAGCAAGGCATCCGGCTAATTGAAATTGATAACTGTCCGATCGATTTTCGTTTTCATATGAACAAAAACGGTTCTAATCATTGGGTCGTATCAGCCATCGGAGCTAAGAAAGCCGGTAAAGGCAGTGTAACCACCCATGTCCGCAACGGCGGGCAGCTAATGACCGCTGAACAGGTTATGAGACAGGTATACGGAAACAGAGGTGACCAAATACTGCAGTATGCCAGAGACACAGCGGTCCGTATAGCAAACTCTCTGGAAAAAAGTTACGATCATCTTCTGGGTGAGCTTGGATTTGATATCGGGATTGATCAAAACGAGCGGATCTGGATGTTCGAAGCAAATGCTAAACCCGGCCGTTCTATCTTCAAACACCCCCATTTAAAAAAAGAGGAACAGGATACCCTTACCAATGTATATGATTATAGTCTCTATTTAAGCCGTTTTCGGGCAAGGAGGGATGGCTGA